From the genome of Malus domestica chromosome 04, GDT2T_hap1, one region includes:
- the LOC103427584 gene encoding uncharacterized protein, translating into MIPTAIKLSGSAATVARTAKLGPSIRSPLFRLVHGGINGSNANPVALQMINYALSHARSQKSDESYAQGLLVLEQCLSTQTSEGQDSAGDNSRGMVLLAMSTLSSERGNFDEAMEKLQKVQDLTSSSFGVRVAALEALVGLHLELEQDDTSSVLADKCLELLVKNEPESNSGDFINARARAVKGLVELVHGNAASAESFFQGLKDNRAITGSTALSYGEFLHATQNFSLAKDVYQNVIQGGSKNEELGNSNALAACNMSAEEVSLGAMCALGQLEAHLGNFADAEEILTKALTITEERFGSHHPRVGVVLTCIALMFRRKAMLEHSSALLIQEGLYRRAIELLKAPPLDTEGTEANVDRSDIVALARGGYAEVLCVQQNRKDQGEKAKGWAEAAWRNRRMSLAEALDISNTSSAVPIIDARISRVL; encoded by the exons ATGATTCCCACCGCAATTAAGCTATCAGGCTCTGCCGCCACTGTCGCTCGAACCGCCAAGCTTGGGCCCTCCATACGATCACCGCTGTTCAGACTAGTCCACGGCGGGATCAACGGCTCAAACGCCAACCCTGTTGCTCTTCAGATGATCAACTACGCCCTCTCTCACGCCAGGTCTCAGAAATCAG ATGAATCGTATGCGCAAGGTCTGCTTGTACTGGAACAGTGCCTTTCGACTCAGACGAGTGAAGGGCAAGACTCTGCTGGTGATAATTCAAGGGGAATGGTGTTATTGGCCATGTCCACTTTATCATCTGAAAG AGGAAATTTTGATGAAGCAATGGAGAAACTGCAAAAGGTTCAAGATTTAACCAGCTCTTCATTTGGTGTAAGGG TTGCGGCCTTGGAGGCTCTTGTCGGACTTCACTTAGAGTTAGAGCAG GATGATACTTCATCAGTGCTCGCAGATAAATGCTTAGAACTGTTGGTGAAGAATGAGCCTGAATCTAATAGTGGAGATTTTATAAATGCTCGCGCTAGAGCAGTAAAAGGGCTTGTTGAACTTGTCCATGGTAATGCTGCATCAG CTGAGTCGTTCTTTCAAGGACTTAAGGACAACCGGGCAATCACCG GTAGTACTGCTTTATCCTATGGAGAATTCTTGCATGCAACACAGAACTTTTCATTGGCGAAGGATGTCTACCAGAATGTTATTCAAGGGGGTTCAAAGAATGAAGAGCTTGGTAACTCAAATGCATTAGCAGCCTGTAATATGTCAGCAGAGGAAGTTTCCTTAGGGGCCATGTGTGCTTTGGGACAACTTGAGGCTCATTTGGG AAACTTTGCTGATGCGGAGGAGATATTGACTAAGGCTTTAACGATAACAGAGGAACGTTTTG GTTCTCATCACCCCAGGGTTGGTGTTGTTTTAACCTGCATAGCTCTCATGTTTCGACGTAAAGCAATGCTAGAGCATTCTAGTGCTCTTTTGATTCAAGAG gGACTTTATAGAAGGGCAATAGAGTTGCTGAAAGCCCCACCATTGGACACAGAAG GTACCGAAGCAAATGTAGATAGAAGTGATATAGTGGCCCTTGCAAGAG GCGGGTATGCCGAAGTGCTTTGTGTCCAACAGAACCGAAAGGATCAAGGTGAAAAAGCGAAGGGTTGGGCGGAGGCTG